The following proteins are co-located in the Gammaproteobacteria bacterium genome:
- a CDS encoding pentapeptide repeat-containing protein, with translation MIHIYDKKGFQPLATLDCDRFVGADLSGRQLDEANLVEHDLSDANLQKAS, from the coding sequence ATGATCCACATTTATGATAAGAAAGGTTTTCAGCCATTAGCCACCCTTGATTGTGATCGGTTTGTGGGTGCTGATCTCAGTGGCCGTCAGCTTGACGAGGCCAACTTGGTTGAGCATGACTTGAGTGATGCCAATTTACAAAAGGCTAGC